The DNA window TCAATCTGTATGGCATTCCCGCACCACTGTTCCTGCTCTACCTAGCCTGGTTTCGCTTTCCATCGTTCACGACGATTTATGTGGTGAGCGGACTTATTGCAGGGTTTCGCCTGCTCTCGCATTTCGGGTGGACGTACAAAGTGCTGATTGCGCGACTGGTGTACCTGGTGCGCGGCAACAAGCTGTCCGGCCGGCCCTGGTGGTACCGACGTTTCACCGAGGGGGGCTAGAAAATGGCACTATCCATTGAACAGGCTAAAGCACTCGTAATCGAGTTTTGCGCGACCTACCCGGTCGCCGCCAAAATCGGCTTTAAAATCAGAGAGACGCAGGAGGAATTATATGGACCACAAGCCACCCGAGAAGCCGCAGGAACCATCCTCGGTTCATTTCATCCAGGACGACAACGAGCCCTTTTCGCCACTTCCGGATTTCGCGACGAGGCACACTTTAGACGAGTTGTTAGGCACGAAATACTTGGCCACTTTGGAATTAATACGTTCCATCCAGAAGAAAAACGAGCGCTCCTAGAAGCGATCGTTGAGGCCCGCGATCAACCGGGCCTGCGAGACACATGGGCCATTGTAGATCGTGTCTATCCAGGTATCAGCGAGCTGCGCAAAGCCGAGGAGGTTTACGCCTTCTCCTGCGAAGACATCGAGCCCCACGTTCGCACCCTTGCATCACCTGGCGCTCAAGCGCTGCAGCAAGCCTGCATTGATCGCCGGCGGCCTTTGACCTTCGAAGATCTGATCAACCTCACCACCATGGTGGCCGAGGGGCTGCACGACCGTACCCGATCGCAGCAAATCTTTCCCGAATCCGATTCTGCCCAGTTCAAGCAGGACTCCCCCATGAAAACTTCCGAATACCCGGTGTGGCTCGCCGTGCAGCCTGACGATCGCGAAAAAATGCGCGCTGCAGCCGGACAACTGAGCAATGGTCGTTCGGCTGTTGGCTGGGACAAAGAAGAAAAGCTTTGGTACGCCCGGCCTGGCTGCGACCTCAATCGCATCCAGGAATGGTTGCCCGATCGCAGCATGCGGGCAGGAGGCGGTGATCCTGAAGCTCAGTTCCTGGACGCGTTGACTCAGGCAGGGCTGGTCATCAAAGGAATGCCCGTGATGAATGGTGTTCGTCAGCGGGTGCCCACCATTGACGACAAGGGCAGCAAGACCAGCGGTGTTTACTGCGGCTATCTGGATCGAAAGCCAGCGGGTTGGTTTATCAATTACCACCAGGCTCAATCTTCGAAGGACGTATCCAACTGGGTAGCGACAGGAGGCGAAGCCGACCCGGTAGCCCGCTTGCACATCCGGGCTGCGGCCAAGCAATCTCGGGAGGATGTTCTTCGCGAACGCGCAGCGTTGCATGCAGAAAAGACGCTAGAAGCGAAAACGCTTTACGACCAATTACCCGCTGCCGACCCCTCGCATCCTTACCTGGTGCGAAAGGGGATCCCCCCGACGCCCGAGATTCGTCAAACACGAAACGGCGCCCTGGTGGTGCCGTTTTTTTCTGCCCAAGGAACCTTCAAGACCCTGCAATACATCCCGGAAACGGGAGACAAGCTGTTGTTCAAGGATGCGCCGAAGCAGGGGAATTACCTGGTAGTCGGTGGGACGTTGGAGCCTGGCCAGCCGATCCTCTACGCCGAAGGCTATGCCACAGCGCGCAGCCTGAACTTGGCCACTGACCGCCCGGTTGTCATGACTATCGACGCCGGCAACATGGTGGTGGTCGCCCAGATCCTTCACCAGCAGTTTCCCGACACCTCTCATGTATTCCTGGCCGACTTCGACCACGCCAAAGCCGAGAACAAGGGTTTGATCATGGCCACGGAGGCTGCAGAGCTGGTCGGTGGCAGGGTGCTTTACCCCGCTTTCAACGAAAGCGAAATCGCCCAAGGCTTCACCGACTTCAACGACCTTCACCAATCACGTGGCCTGGATGCTGTGCGCGACCAGACCGCTCCACTATTCATGCACCCCGCCGAGGTGACCGCTGTGCAAGAACAACCCGACCTTGACCTCCAAGCCAATCCAGATGACATGCCATCGGTGGACCTGCAAAGCGAAGCGGCACAGATCGCAGCCTACGACCTGCAGCAGGCAGAACTGGAACGCCGAGGCTACTTGAGCAATGAGCAAAAACAGGCTGAAGATCTGGCCGCTAATGACCCTGCGAAACTGGCAGATCTGCGCATCCAGCATGATGCGCAAGTCGTTGAATGGAGCAACGCTCGGGCCGAAGCCATGGCCAATCCACTGCCGGAGCCTGTTGTTCCAGCGGCAGAGCAGCCAGTGACTGAGACTGCCCCCTTGGATCCTCGAAACGATGCGGGCCCAGCTGATGCCACCAACCTGCACGCTGACTCCGATCGCCGGGGCTACTTGAGCAATGAGCAAAAGCAGGCCGAGGATCTGGCCGTTGACGATCCTGCGAAGCTGGCAGATCTGCGGACCAAGCACGACGCTGAAGTCATCGAGTGGAGCAAGGCTCGTGGCGAAGCCATGGGCAACCAGCGAAAGCGAAAGCCATATGCCGATTTGCCCGATCCGCCTGAGTTCGTGGTAAAGAGTGTCACCTCTATTCCAGTGGATCGCGAGCCTGAAACTCCGATGGAAAGTACGCTGAACCAGCACGACGACCCGATTGAGGCGTCTCCACTGGCACCGTCTGTCAAAGCCGGCGACCCCTCTGCTGCCGAACCTGAGGCTCCTAAGGCAGTAGCTGAGGATCTGGTTGCTCTCATGCCGCGTCGGCCTGTTATCGATAAGCCCCCTGCTACAGAAGCCCTCGTGGATTTTATTGATGTTGGTCCACGGATCGGCAAGGAC is part of the Pseudomonas coleopterorum genome and encodes:
- the icmT gene encoding IcmT/TraK family protein, with amino-acid sequence MTVEKSDRPSGFWRNASRLLNLYGIPAPLFLLYLAWFRFPSFTTIYVVSGLIAGFRLLSHFGWTYKVLIARLVYLVRGNKLSGRPWWYRRFTEGG
- a CDS encoding LPD7 domain-containing protein, translating into MALSIEQAKALVIEFCATYPVAAKIGFKIRETQEELYGPQATREAAGTILGSFHPGRQRALFATSGFRDEAHFRRVVRHEILGHFGINTFHPEEKRALLEAIVEARDQPGLRDTWAIVDRVYPGISELRKAEEVYAFSCEDIEPHVRTLASPGAQALQQACIDRRRPLTFEDLINLTTMVAEGLHDRTRSQQIFPESDSAQFKQDSPMKTSEYPVWLAVQPDDREKMRAAAGQLSNGRSAVGWDKEEKLWYARPGCDLNRIQEWLPDRSMRAGGGDPEAQFLDALTQAGLVIKGMPVMNGVRQRVPTIDDKGSKTSGVYCGYLDRKPAGWFINYHQAQSSKDVSNWVATGGEADPVARLHIRAAAKQSREDVLRERAALHAEKTLEAKTLYDQLPAADPSHPYLVRKGIPPTPEIRQTRNGALVVPFFSAQGTFKTLQYIPETGDKLLFKDAPKQGNYLVVGGTLEPGQPILYAEGYATARSLNLATDRPVVMTIDAGNMVVVAQILHQQFPDTSHVFLADFDHAKAENKGLIMATEAAELVGGRVLYPAFNESEIAQGFTDFNDLHQSRGLDAVRDQTAPLFMHPAEVTAVQEQPDLDLQANPDDMPSVDLQSEAAQIAAYDLQQAELERRGYLSNEQKQAEDLAANDPAKLADLRIQHDAQVVEWSNARAEAMANPLPEPVVPAAEQPVTETAPLDPRNDAGPADATNLHADSDRRGYLSNEQKQAEDLAVDDPAKLADLRTKHDAEVIEWSKARGEAMGNQRKRKPYADLPDPPEFVVKSVTSIPVDREPETPMESTLNQHDDPIEASPLAPSVKAGDPSAAEPEAPKAVAEDLVALMPRRPVIDKPPATEALVDFIDVGPRIGKDEPPLQPSQIDKDSLLTRITTEAQNDNSVMYKLDNEPAFVDRGSRLEMVPGAGQSDEKIVAALLTAARFYRGQIELTGSDAFKAKAIELIAQNQVNVSMKNPAQQLMLDQARKTLNLPVVKADAIHGDTPAPFDPAPPAPPAPPAPPAAPVMNVAATGATAPLSPSAPEQQATPQPVSTAYAALDAHVPVQSAPIPAQSGPLDDAPLLGAEQPSQEPKPVAQEHQRTVSAGIDPAIHQLSASAAEGVTGKVLSCGNAPFRFDPNNSESVHVKLRTKTGIQTFWGMELAGLLRETRIEPGRMATLQYLGEMPVTVRAPVKENGVVVRFEERKTHRNQWSMTLLNGPTVRTGDDQGVKMVAYDAARFAMIQNSIVAQLNVPIDAPPRPAEGLFWMTPNGQGSAKAGDPLSAPRPPVDSENVGKPLMSSWSPNGQLDMALFRGDGPYLQGVVRQGDKYQHVLVSLPGHPEAPPMVINQITDQGLVPIGVGNGINRSGGEPVAREHIAFKLEGDPAVRVGKLDFPAEVPPALHDRLGFDQRWKDTNTLPKSSPAAAPTAQPSAPRQS